The genomic interval CGACATACTAAGTACCATGGAAAATAGAAACGCGGTTAAGCTGGAAAGCAAATCAAAAAGAATAATGTACCTTTTGCGAAACGAGGACAAAGGGGATGCTGCATTTAGGACAAATTTGGTCGTAACATACAAGGGCGATGTTGTCACGCGGTTTATCTTGCAGGAACCCACGGAAAGCCGGAAAGACATTAAAGCAAAAGGGACCTGGAATAACGGAATATGGACAATAGAATTCAGCCGGGCCATTATGACCGGCAATGAAGACGATGTCCAGTTTAGTCTGCAGCCAGGCAGGAAGTTTCAGTTTGGGATTTCCCGTTATGAAATAGGAGGTTTAAAGCCGGACCCTAAATTAAGCCAGCCTTTATTCGGGTGCGGCGATGTATCGGAAAATCTTTTTTTGGTTTTTGAACAGTAATAAAAATATATGGAGGTCGAAACAAAATGAAAACCGTAATAAAAAAATATTCCACTTTGGTTTTCATAATAATAGTATTCTACAGCGTAATTGTTCCATCCGGTTTGGCGGCGGGAGAAACAAAAAAGTTCAAAAAAGGGGATAAATTCATAATCGCGCTTATTCCCGAAAGAAATATATTTGAACAGAGAAAACGGTATAAATATATGACAGATTACCTGTCTAAACATCTTGGTTTGGATGTCAGGGCGGAGGTGTTATCAAATTACGGCAAGATATGTGACGCGTTTTTGAATCACGAAGTTGACGCTGGTTTTTTCGGTAGTTTCAGTTATGTGTTAACACGCGCGAAAATCAATATAATACCGCTGGCAAGACCTGTGGAAGTTGACGGCACATCTACCTACAGCGGGTATATATTCGTCCGTAAAGACAGCGGCATTAAATCGCCGAAAGATATGGAAGACAAGATGCTGTCCCTGGTTTCCAGGGCGACAACCGCAGGGTATATCTTTCAACTGGACTACTTCCGTAAAAACGGGGTAAATGATATGGAAAAATATTTATCCAAGATTTATTTTGCCGGTTCGCACGACGCGGCCGCGTGGTCCGTCTACACAGGAGAGGCGGATGTCGGCGGCTGTAAAAATCATATTTATAATGAATTATGCAAAAAGAACCCGGATTTCAAAAAAAATATGGTCATTCTGGAAGAATCGGTACAGGTGCCGAGCAACGGCCTTGCTGTAAGCGCCGATATAGACCCTGATTTGCAAAAACGCCTTAAAGCCTTATTGTTAAGTCTTGATAAAGACCAGGAAGGCAAAGAAATGTTGAAAAAATTTGCCGTAATAAAATTTATTGAAAATTCGGATAAGGATTACGAATCCCTTTATCAGATGATTGACAGGTTGAAAATTGACCTGAAAACTTACCCTTACCATGATTAAAATACCGTAATCCAGAAGGAAATATCAATGAATATTTCATACAGGTATGTCCGGGCCCTCGGTTTTTCAATCCTTATTTTACTTTATGTTATAGGCTGTGTTATTGCTTATGTGGCCCTGAAAAAAAATTCAAATAATTTGTCAACCGTGTTAAAAGCGGAAGAAAACATGGTCGACAAATGGCACGATTTGTCGAAAATCATTAATGACTGCAGGGACAATATCAATGATTACAGCTCGGGCAGGAGCGAAGTTATTTCCCCCGCATTCCTGCTTATCAATAACGCCCGCAAGCAGATAGAAGAAATAAAAAATTCAACCGCCAGCGAAGAAGAAATAACCACTGTAGAAGAAATCGAGTACGGATTAAAGGCCCTGAAGCAGGCGGCGAACGGTTATCAATATGAAGTAAAGTTCGGTCATAAGGGCGGCACCTCCGCGAAAGAGTTGGAAGAAATGATAATTACCCAGGCGGACAGTTTATCCCAGTTGTGCTGGGCCGCTATTGAATTTTTACACAATAAAATAAAAATAGACAATAAAGAAATCCTCAAATCCACAAATCTGATGAGGTATTTTTTGATTTTCTCGATATTTTTTGGAATCATAAGCGTTGTAGTTTTTTCGTTGATTATGAACAGGGCACTTGCCAGGCCTATTTTTAAATTAGTGGAGGCGACTAAAAATGTAGCTAAAGGCAATTTGGAGCACGAAATAGAAATAAAATCCACTGATGAAATCGCAGATTTATCTTTAGCCTTTAACCAGATGATCAAGGATTTAAGAGGTTCAAGGTCACTGCTTGTGGATAAAGAATATATGGATTCTATAATCGCCAACATGGGTGAATCACTAATTGTGCTAAACCCCGACGGGATGATAAAGACAGTTAATAACGCGGCATTAAAATTATTGGAATACAGCGAGGAGGAAATTATCAACAAACCGGTTTCTATGATTTTCTCCGAGGAGGAAATTCTTAATGAGCTGGATGAGGAGGCTTGCTTAATAACCGGTGATTTTAAGGTCATTGAAGCGAACAGTTTTTTTATAAAAAATAACGGATTAAGAAAAGAAAATATCATAGGCCGGCATTGCTATAACATATTGCACCATAGTGATAATATCTGCAGTCCCCCTTATAACAAATGCCCTATCGCGGAAGCAAGGGATGTTTATGATCTTCAGGTTGAATCGCACATGCATTTTGACCCCGCAGGGAAAGAAGAATTGGTAAATGTTGTTGCGGTACCCCTGAAAGAAAGAGAGGAAACCATATACTTACATATAACCAAGCGTGTTTACGGGGAAAATTTAAAAGGAAAATTGTCATATGAAGATGAAAAAAAGATAAAGATGTTTGTAACCAGGCTGAAAAAATCGCTTAACAGGCTGATTGACGAAAATATAATAACCGCGGATTCAGTTGAAAAGTTTACGAGGCTGGAAAGAATTAATAAGCATAAAAATTTCGACCTCTATTACAAAACAAAATCGGGGCATAACGTGCCTGTTAATTTTTCCGGTTCCGTGATGAGGAATAAAGAAGGAAATGTTATGGGAATCATTGGTGTCGCGAGAGACATGAGGCCGGTAAAAAAACTGATTTCTGACATTGAAGAGGCCAAGGAAATAATTGAAGAAAGCAATAAGAATTTTTTAAACATAGTGGAAGGGAGCCAAAGCGGCATTATCGTTCTCGATAAAAACGGGGTAATACGCTTCATAAATTCCACCGCGAAAAATATTTTTGGCAGAAAAATTGATGACCTGATGGATAACTATATAGGGCTGCCGGTTGTAGATAACAAGCTGACCGAAGTGGACATTGTGATGGAAGAAGGAAGGGCAGGGACCGGGGAAATATCCTTTGTTGAAACAAAATGGGAAGGGAAAAAAGCATATCTTTTATTTGTCAGGGACATAACAGAATATAAAAAATCCCAGAAGGAAATAAAAAGGCTGTCTGCCGCCATGGAACAAAGCACCACAAACATCATGTTTTTTTCGGATAATAAAGGCCTGGTTGAATATGTAAACCCGATGTATGAAAAATTTACAGGGTATTTAAAAAACGAAATAGTGGGGGAATATTTTGAAATAATTTTAGGCGAAATAATTGATAACGGGCACCAAAACCTTTTGCATATCGTAAACGAAGATAAAAAATGGCGGGGTGTAATCAAAAATAAGAAAAAAAACGGGGATTTATACTGGGCATATTGCACTATTTCTCCGATTAAGGACAGTGAAGGAAGAGTGACCCATTTTATCGGGGTCCAGGAGGACATTACCGACAAAATGATTTCAGATAAAAAGATAGAGTTTTTAAGTTCCTATGATGAAATGACAGGCGTGAACAACAGGGCAAGTTTTATGGGCCTGTTGAATAATATTTTATCGTCCGGAAAGGAACAGGCCAGTGTTTTCATGATAATTAATATAGATTATTTCCGGGTCATTAATGAAACATACGGCCATAAAATCGGGGACGAGTGCCTTCATAAAATCGCGGGGATACTAAAAAGTGTTTTAGACAACTATTCAAAAAATAAATTAAATCCCGAAGGAAAAGAAATATTTATAATCGGGCGCATAAGCGGGGATGAATTTGCGGTTTTTTATCCCTATATAAACCGCGAAGAAACGTTAAACATAGCTGAAGAAATCCGCAAGGGTGTTGAAAACGCTGTTTTCGCGAATGTCCTTTTACATTTAACTGTAAGCATCGGTATTGTTTTCTGCATGGAGGAAAGTTTAAACTTAAAAGAGCTTCTTACCAGGTCGGATATTTCAATGTACCGCGCCAAAAACAAGGGAAAAAACTGTTATCATATTTACAGCCCGGAGGACCATGACCTTGAAAAAATACATTCCAAAATAAAATTGAAGGAAACGGTTGAAAGCGCGGTTAAAAATAACCGTATAGAAGTATGGTACCAGCCGATATTAGATTTAAAGAACAACAAAATCAGCCATTATGAAGGGCTGGTAAGGATTCGAGAGGCGAAAAATGCCGTTCTCCTGCCAAGGCTTTTCATTGATGTGGCTGAACAATTCGGCCTTGTCGGTTCCATAGACAGGATTGTCGCGAGAAAAATCATGAAAACCCAGGTTTTAATGAAACAAAAACAGCAGGATTTGTTTTTTAATATTAATCTTTCCGGCAAAGACCTGGGCGATAAAGATTTGCTTTTGTTCCTTAAATCCAATATGTCCGAATTAAAAACAAATCCCAACCACTTGATTTTTGAAATTACGGAAACCGTGGCGGTGCAAAACATGACAAATGCCGTCTGGTTCATTAATGAATTGATTTCAATGGGGTGCCGCTTCGCGCTGGATGATTTCGGGTCGGGGTTCAGCTCGTTTTTTTATCTTAAAGATATGGCTATCGATTATATTAAGATCGACGGGTCATTTATAAAAAGATTGTATCAAAGCCCTAAAAACCAGTTATTTGTAAAAGCCATTGTTGATGTGGCGCAGGGAATGGGTATTAAAACAATTGCCGAATTTGTTGAAAAAGAAGAAACGCTTGAACTTATCAAAAACCTTGGAATTAATTATGCCCAGGGGAACCTGATAGGCAAGCCGTCCCCTGAGTTAATCTCTTTGTAAGACGGATTGAAATAATATTTAAAGGTGGCAAAATGAATATTTCCTATCGTCATATCAGGAGCCTTGGCTTCCTGATTTTTATTTCATTATATGTTGTGGGTTGTCTTATCGCGTATATGTCCCTTAAAAGGAATTCGGATAACCTGTCAGTCATATTAAACGTCGAACAGCGTAAATTAAAAAACTGGTATGATTTGTCAAAAGTAACAAGTGACATAAAAGACAGTATTAATAATTACGGTTCAGGGAAAATAGAGGTCATATCCCCGGCGCTCCTGCTTATCAATAACGCTTTTTTACAAATAAAAACAATAAAAGAGATATCTGTTGATGAGGAAGAACTCGACGCTACAAAAGAAATAGAGCATGGATTGAAAATTTTGAGGCAGGCCGCGCTTGGCTGCCAGTATGAGATTAAACTCGGCCATAAAGGCGGCACTTCCGCGAAAGAATTGGAAGATATGATGGTGACAACATCATCCGACCTCTACCAAAAACCATGGGCGGCTGTTGAATACATACAAAATAAAATAGAGAAAAAAGACGAGGAGATTATAAGATCCACAAACCTTACGAGGCTGTTTTTGATCTTTTCGATATTTTTTGGGATTGGCAGTGTCGTTGTTTTTTCGATAATCATGAACAGGGCGCTCGCTAAACCCATTGACAGGCTGCTTGAGGCGATAAAACTTGTTGCAAAAGGAGATATGACGCATGAAATAGAAGTAAAATCATCCGATGAAATCGGGGACCTGACGATTGTTTTTAACCAGATGATGAGAGATTTAAGGATTTCCCGCTCGCTGCTTGTGGATAAAAAATACATTGAAAATATAATTGAAAGCATACCAATGGCGCTGATAGCGTGTGACGGCGCGTTAAGAATAAAAACAATCAACAGGGCGTGCAGTGATGTGTTCGGAATGTCAAAGCGCGAAATTGCCGGTAAAAACCTTGGGGATATCCTGGGCGAAAAGGTCCTTGCAGGCAGCCAGCTCGCGGAAAAAGCGCTTGAAATTTTTCAAAAAGGGGGCGTTTCCGAAGAGATGGAAATAAGATACAGTTTCCCCGGGGAAGGAGAAAAATCCCTGAACCTGAAGATAGTGGGAATAACCGAAGAAAAAGAAATTTTATTTTTGTTGAATGATATTACGGAAAGGAAACAGCTTGAAGAAAAACTTATTTTCGCAGAGAGAATGGCCGGTATCGGACAGCTCGCCGCGGGCGTTTCTCATGAGTTTAACAATCTTTTAGCCGTAATCAGGAGTTCTGTGGAATTTGCCGATAAAACCAGGAAAGAAGATGATATAATTGACGCATTCACAAAAACATTGTGGTGTGTCGATAAAGGCAGTGAGATCGCTAAAAATCTGCTTTCATTTTCAAAAAGAAATGTTGATAAAAAAGAAGAAACGGACATAAATATTTTAATTGAAGAAGTTTTGTCCATGATCAAAATGGACCTGGATAAGAACGGGATAAAGGTTACAAAGGAATTCAGCCATCCGCTCGCGGCATTTGTTAATATCGGGCAAATACAACAGGTTTTGTTAAATATTATAATAAACGCAAAACAATCTATGCGGGAAACGGGCGGGAACCTGAAGATAATTACGAGGCGCATGGATAATTATGCGGTAGTTTATTTTAATAACGACGGGGAAATAATTAAGGGAGAGCATCTTGACAGGGTTTTTGACCCGTTTTTTACGACAAAGGGAAGCCTTGGAGGCGGTGATGCCGGCGGGACAGGGCTTGGCCTTTCGGTCTCTTATGGGATAATACAATCTCATGGAGGGACAATTAAGGTTCAAAGCAATAAAAAGGAGGGGACCACCTTCATAATGAGTCTGCCCCTGGCTG from bacterium carries:
- a CDS encoding EAL domain-containing protein, translating into MNISYRYVRALGFSILILLYVIGCVIAYVALKKNSNNLSTVLKAEENMVDKWHDLSKIINDCRDNINDYSSGRSEVISPAFLLINNARKQIEEIKNSTASEEEITTVEEIEYGLKALKQAANGYQYEVKFGHKGGTSAKELEEMIITQADSLSQLCWAAIEFLHNKIKIDNKEILKSTNLMRYFLIFSIFFGIISVVVFSLIMNRALARPIFKLVEATKNVAKGNLEHEIEIKSTDEIADLSLAFNQMIKDLRGSRSLLVDKEYMDSIIANMGESLIVLNPDGMIKTVNNAALKLLEYSEEEIINKPVSMIFSEEEILNELDEEACLITGDFKVIEANSFFIKNNGLRKENIIGRHCYNILHHSDNICSPPYNKCPIAEARDVYDLQVESHMHFDPAGKEELVNVVAVPLKEREETIYLHITKRVYGENLKGKLSYEDEKKIKMFVTRLKKSLNRLIDENIITADSVEKFTRLERINKHKNFDLYYKTKSGHNVPVNFSGSVMRNKEGNVMGIIGVARDMRPVKKLISDIEEAKEIIEESNKNFLNIVEGSQSGIIVLDKNGVIRFINSTAKNIFGRKIDDLMDNYIGLPVVDNKLTEVDIVMEEGRAGTGEISFVETKWEGKKAYLLFVRDITEYKKSQKEIKRLSAAMEQSTTNIMFFSDNKGLVEYVNPMYEKFTGYLKNEIVGEYFEIILGEIIDNGHQNLLHIVNEDKKWRGVIKNKKKNGDLYWAYCTISPIKDSEGRVTHFIGVQEDITDKMISDKKIEFLSSYDEMTGVNNRASFMGLLNNILSSGKEQASVFMIINIDYFRVINETYGHKIGDECLHKIAGILKSVLDNYSKNKLNPEGKEIFIIGRISGDEFAVFYPYINREETLNIAEEIRKGVENAVFANVLLHLTVSIGIVFCMEESLNLKELLTRSDISMYRAKNKGKNCYHIYSPEDHDLEKIHSKIKLKETVESAVKNNRIEVWYQPILDLKNNKISHYEGLVRIREAKNAVLLPRLFIDVAEQFGLVGSIDRIVARKIMKTQVLMKQKQQDLFFNINLSGKDLGDKDLLLFLKSNMSELKTNPNHLIFEITETVAVQNMTNAVWFINELISMGCRFALDDFGSGFSSFFYLKDMAIDYIKIDGSFIKRLYQSPKNQLFVKAIVDVAQGMGIKTIAEFVEKEETLELIKNLGINYAQGNLIGKPSPELISL
- a CDS encoding phosphate/phosphite/phosphonate ABC transporter substrate-binding protein; translation: MKTVIKKYSTLVFIIIVFYSVIVPSGLAAGETKKFKKGDKFIIALIPERNIFEQRKRYKYMTDYLSKHLGLDVRAEVLSNYGKICDAFLNHEVDAGFFGSFSYVLTRAKINIIPLARPVEVDGTSTYSGYIFVRKDSGIKSPKDMEDKMLSLVSRATTAGYIFQLDYFRKNGVNDMEKYLSKIYFAGSHDAAAWSVYTGEADVGGCKNHIYNELCKKNPDFKKNMVILEESVQVPSNGLAVSADIDPDLQKRLKALLLSLDKDQEGKEMLKKFAVIKFIENSDKDYESLYQMIDRLKIDLKTYPYHD
- a CDS encoding ATP-binding protein, with protein sequence MNISYRHIRSLGFLIFISLYVVGCLIAYMSLKRNSDNLSVILNVEQRKLKNWYDLSKVTSDIKDSINNYGSGKIEVISPALLLINNAFLQIKTIKEISVDEEELDATKEIEHGLKILRQAALGCQYEIKLGHKGGTSAKELEDMMVTTSSDLYQKPWAAVEYIQNKIEKKDEEIIRSTNLTRLFLIFSIFFGIGSVVVFSIIMNRALAKPIDRLLEAIKLVAKGDMTHEIEVKSSDEIGDLTIVFNQMMRDLRISRSLLVDKKYIENIIESIPMALIACDGALRIKTINRACSDVFGMSKREIAGKNLGDILGEKVLAGSQLAEKALEIFQKGGVSEEMEIRYSFPGEGEKSLNLKIVGITEEKEILFLLNDITERKQLEEKLIFAERMAGIGQLAAGVSHEFNNLLAVIRSSVEFADKTRKEDDIIDAFTKTLWCVDKGSEIAKNLLSFSKRNVDKKEETDINILIEEVLSMIKMDLDKNGIKVTKEFSHPLAAFVNIGQIQQVLLNIIINAKQSMRETGGNLKIITRRMDNYAVVYFNNDGEIIKGEHLDRVFDPFFTTKGSLGGGDAGGTGLGLSVSYGIIQSHGGTIKVQSNKKEGTTFIMSLPLAGREGSL